The genomic interval AATACAATTCCTGTCTATCATCAGTCTTCCCTGAAATAGTAGAAAATTGACTAGCTGTTAAGAACTGAATCTCTTCACGGTTAAGAATGCTCTTGCATTGCTATGCACTTATTTCTAATTTGGTGCTAAACTTTCCCGTCTCTGATGCTCATACAATCAACATGGTGTTTTGCGAGCTGATTTACCATAATTTCTGTGcttctttttccaaatatagACGATTGCTCCCAATAAAATTACTCCTGTGGCTAACAGTATAGATGTGATAATGATCGTCACTTGCTTCGCCTTCCTTTGTTGTTTTCTCCTCTCAATTTTACCTGGAAATCATCTTGAGTTCAAGCTCAGTAAATTCAACTAAATACCCGTGTctgtaaagaaaagaaaacgaGTGCACAGCGACATAAAACATACCCGACATAAAACATACAGAGCTGTTACCTGGAGCAGAAGGAACAGGAAGGAAAGAAAGCATACCTAGTTCTGAAGCAGCCATCCGTACATAAATGTCTTGCCCAATCTCTGGAAGTACTTTAATGTCAATCAGATCATGAAACCAGAGCAAGCATCCACTTCCTCCTCCTCTCACATCCGAATTAGCATATGCTGTACAAGAACAATTCCTGGAACATAATTCCTTGCATTCCAAAAGGATGATGTTCTTATCAACCTGAGCGTAACGTGTATCAGGCACTTTAACTGTTTTGAGCTTCAGAAAGCCATCCCCATGCTTGCAATTCAATGGAGTCTTTCGACCACACCCGCCGGACTTATCTAACATATACCAATCTCCTGGAGATTTGGGCTCAAACCCTTCCAAACACTCACAATCAGGAGAGTCAGAATGGATGTTACAACTAGCATATGGACCACAAAGTGCATAATTGTCACACTGATCCAGTATAGTTCCAGAGAACCGCGCGAACAACCCCCATTTCTTTGTATGTTCCATCCATGTGAACCGCTGTACATCACCTATCGTGTTAATCACCATCATAGTAGGGACTGAGCTATTAATAAGCTTGAACCTATAAAAAACCTCATTCTCGTTTGACACAAACTCAAATGTGTATACAGGATTTGGTTGCAACTGAGGCATCCCGGTCCAATGGAGACCGTTCCACGAACCTGCTCTGTATCTTATAGTAGACCCCTTTTTAAGCATTGCTTGTGGAACACCGCTTGGATCAATCCCATATGTGTATTCGCTTCGAGCAGGGTCGTCTGCACTCTTCCAGGACGACATCAACCGGTTCAGGCCAGTAACCAAGTTTACTCCAAGTTTCATACCTGCTAACAAGGTATGGGAAGGGTAATCAAAGCTCTGCCACAAAAAGTGATCTGGGTCGTCATTATCATTtccatctttctcttttacaACAAGATTTCCTGATTCCAAAAGCACTGCGACTGGATTCTGCGCAGCTCTCGACACAATATTGGACGACCAAACGATGTCATTTGTGCTGTTGAGAAGGACAAGTGCCGTTCCGTTCCCTCGGCGACTCATACTTAGAACTCCCGAACGATCGGAAAGTGGAGCATCTCTGTTGGCAACCCATGTAACTGTCCCAGTTGCTATTTTCTTGAACCATATTCCCAGGTACCGACTCTTCGATTTCCCTGGACTGAAAAATCCTAGTTCAAAGCTTTCACTAGCTGAAACTACTGTCTCACCCTCTCTGATGGATTGCCCAAGACTAATGGCGTCCCGTGTACTGGCGGTTCGAATGTTACAAAACAGGAAAGAATagataattaagatttttaagCCTTCCATTTGCCGTATCATGCTCATACAAGAAAGCAGTTTGATCCCATATGCTTTGTTGCCAAAATTTGGGTAAAACAAATCAGTAAAGTGCAGGTGTAAAGTTGAAAAAGTCAGGAGGGATAGAGCTTGACGTGACCTGTGGAGTGTGGTGTGGAGTAAACTAATAAGTTTCTAAGTCAATACAGtgctttaatttattgctCTTCCTTTCGTTTTCCATGGTGACTAAATTGATCATCAATTCAGTTGTACCCCACCAGTCCACCGCCCGGCATCATCTTTGTCAATGCCTTTTGACATACTAGTCTGTTCTATACGATGCCGTTTTCAAATCATTGTTAAATAAATCTCTGTTCACTCTTTCGATAGATTGACTGTGTCTTTCTTATATTTGAAGTAACCATGTTCATACGAGGAGCCGATCTCTTTTAATGATTGATTGAGTCGTTACCATGTAATTTGTCTAATAAAAGTAAGACAAAGCTTTTAGATTGGATTGATCAAGATACAAATGctattttttcccccaaaattttcattttcaaactcCCGCCCGATTGATTTTAATGCTATTTTagtacaataataatattattcttccTCAGACTATTGCTATTTCATTTCGATAATAATATTGTTCTTACTcagtcaaaatatttaaaatctgTAATATTACTAAAATAGCCCTTAGTCTTAACAGAATTTCCctcccaaatttttttaagttctctctcaaaaagaaggaaaaaaggaaaaaaggaaaaagaaatttcattaaGCTCTCACAATCGAGtgattaaaagaaattgtCGTTTAACTCTCTTAAATGCGGATGATTTGTCATTTAAGCCATATCCCACATGGACGATCTGTCGGTTATCTTCATATTAGTCAAAGCCAACGCAACTCGTCGGCTTTGCTTCAGCATGTGGACAACTTGCCGTTTTCTCTCGTAATAGATGTATGACTAATCGGCTCGACTCTCGGCGGCTGCTTAGTGCTTATTGCTTCCTCGTTGAATTCAATCAAGCACACTAACCGCTTCGAAGCGAATCAAGGTAAACTTTTTCATCTTCATGTTGAATTGATGAAGGCAATTGGAATTTTAGACATTaatatatgtaatatattttctgttaatgatatttttaccatttgaaattgttcaatttttaaatttttttattatctcatAAATTAAAAGCTATATACAGTAGTACATGAATCTCAAGCATACATGCAGTGAGAGTGAGTCTGAGTCTGAGTGTGAGTGATGATCCTGACTCTTTATTTTTGAACAGGATTTCTTTGAATCACCAATGGCCGTGGGAGGGCTCTTCCTCTCTGCATTCCTTCAAATGTTGTTTGACAGATTGATGTCCCGTGAGGTGCTGAACTTTGCACGTCGAGAGGGGGTAATTTCAAAGCTAGAAAAGTGGAAGAAAACGTTGTTGATGATCCAGGCTGTGTTTAGCGACGCGGAGGAGAAGCAACTGACTGATAAGGCTGTGAAAATGTGGCTGGATGATCTTCAGGACTTGGCTTATGATGTGGAGGACATATTGGATGAGTTTGCCACAGAAGCTTTGGCACGCAAGTTGAAGGTGGAACATCATCAGTCTAGCTCTAGCAACAGCAAGGTTCAGAATCTCATCATCCCTGCTTGTTTCACCAGTTTGAGTCCAAGTTCTATTAAGTTTAATGTTGGTATGGGGTCCAAGATTCGAAGTATATCTAGCCGGtttgaagaaatttgtaaACAGAAGGTTGAGCTCGGATTGCAAATGAATGCTGGAGGGGTGTCAATTGCTGGATGGCAAAGACCAACAAGTACATGTTTGCCAACAGAACCTGCTGTTTTCGGGAGAGATGAAGATAAGGCGAAGATTCTTGAAATGGTGTTGAGAGATGAACCCACTGATGCCAACTTCTCCTTGATACCGATTGTTGGTATGGCTGGAGTTGGGAAAACTACACTTGCTCGTGTTGCGTTTGATGACAAAGCAGTGGAAATGTTTAACCTAAGATCATGGGTTTGTGTCTCTGATGACTTTGATATTTTGAGAATCACAAAATCAATTCTTGAGTCAATTACCTTCTCACCCAACAGTTTAAAGGATTTAAACCAAATACAAGTTCAACTGAGAGAGGCAGTAGCTGGGAAAAGGTTTTTGATTGTGTTAGATGATGTTTGGAGTAAGAATTATAGCTTGTGGAATACCCTGAAGTCTCCCTTTAGGGCTGGAGCATCTGGAAGTAAGATACTTGTGACTACACGTAGCACGGATGTTGCTTTAACCGTAGGAACCGCTGAATATTATAACTTAAAGCTTTTATCTGATGATGATTGCTGGTCTGTGTTTGTTAAGCACGCATTTGAGAAAAGAGACGTGGGTTTGCATAGGCATATGGGATCAATTCGTAAGAAAGTTGTTCAGAAGTGCAGAGGCTTGCCACTAGCAGCAGAGACTCTTGGTGGTCTTCTACGTTGTAAGCAAAGTGATGATGAGTGGGATGAAATATTGAACAGCAAAATATGGTATTTATCAGAAGAAAGTAATATTCTCCCAGTGTTAAGATTAAGCTATCATCATCTCCCCTCACATTTAAAGAGGTGTTTTGCATATTGTGCAATTTTCCCGAAAGACTATGAATTCGAGGAGATGGAGTTAGTCTATTTATGGATTGCAGAAGGACTTATTCAACAATCAAATAGCAGCAAATGAATGGAAGATTTGGGTTGTGAATATTTTTGTGATCTACTGTCCAGGTCAATTTTTCAACCTTCAAGTAATAAcagtttcaaatttataatgcATGACCTTGTCAATGATTTAGCTCAGTGGATTTCTGGAGAAACAAGTTTTCGATTGGAGAACGAAATGGTGACTGATAACAAATCAAGAAGATTTCGAAGGGCACGCCATTCTTCTTacacctgtggattttatgatggaaaaagtaaatttgaagTCTTCCATGAAGTTGAGCACCTGCGGACATTTTTACTTGTGCTGTCATATGAAATTCGTCTTCTGACTCGTTACATAACCGATGTTGTTCTCTCTAATTTGCTGCCAAAGTTCACAAAATTAAGGGTGCTatcattgaaaaaatattatatcacAGAGTTACCTCATTCAATTGGTGATTTGAAGCATCTAAGGTACATCAACCTTTCAGAAACTATGATCAGATGTTTGCCTGAGTCAATATGTTCTTTATGCAACTTGcagtttttaatattgagaGGTTGTTATCGACTTAAGAAGTTGCCTTCTAACCTGAGGAATTTGATCAATCTACGGCATTTAGTTGTTACATATGTTGACTTGATAAGAGAAATGCCATTGGgaataaaagaattgaaatgtCTTCAGATGCTGTCTAATTTTATTGTGGGAATGGTTACTGGATCTCGTTTGAAAGATTTGAAGGATTTCAAGTTGCTTCGTGGAGAACTTTGCATTTCAAGATTAGACTATGTAACTAACTTGGAGGACATAAGAGACCATATTAACTGATAAGGAGGACTTAGAATTGTTAAAGCTGTAATGGAGTTCTCAGTTTGATGATTCACGGAATGAGGCTCTTGAAAAGAATGTACTTGACATGCTGCAACCTCATAGAAGCCTAAAAGAGCTCACTGTCAAATGCTATGGTGGTACAGTATTTCCATCTTGGATGGGAGACccattattttctaatatagTACTCTTGAGACTGGAAGATTGTGAAAAATGCACATCCTTACCTTCACTTGGACTTTTGGGTTCGCTTAAAAACCTCACAATCAAGGGGATGAGAAGACTAAAAAGCATAGGTTTTGAGATTTACGGGGAGGGTTGCTCAAAACCTTTTCAAGCACTAGAGACTCTTTGTTTTGAGGATTTGCCAGAATGGGAACACTGGAATTctttcaaagaaaatgatcATGTAGAGAGATTTGCTTGCCTTCGTCAGCTTTCTATTGTAAAATGCCCCAGACTTTGTGGCAGATTACCTAACCATCTTCCTATATTGGAGAAGCTTATGATTTACGAATGTGTTCAATTGGTGGTGTCATTCTCAAGCCTTCCGTTGCTCTGCAAACTAGAAATAGATAGATGCAAAGGTGTGGCATGCAGGAGCCCAGCTGACTTGATGTCGATAAACTCTGACTCTTTCAAATATTTCagggtttgaaaatttgttaatCCAAGGGTTTCAGAAGGTTGAGTGCTTGAAGATTGTTGGTTGTGAAGAACTCATATCTTTTTGGCAGAATGAGATTTGTCTAGAAAAGCCACCAATAAGGCTGCAAAGCCTCTCATCCCTTCAAAAGCTATCTATTGAAGATTGCCCTACTCTTATTTCATTTCCTGAATCATGTTTTCCTTCCATTCTCAGTGAACTTAAGATTCGAAATTGCAATGCTTTAACATCCTTACCTGTGGAAATGAAGCACGACAATGCATGTCTTAAAAGCCTATGGGTTGGAGGTTGTCATTCTCTGACATACATCATAAGAGGCCATCTGCCTTCATCTCTAAAAATCCTTCAGATCCGAAATTGTAGGAAATTGCAGTGTTTGTTGCATGATGAAGAGGAAACTTCTATTCCATCATCTTTAATGATGCATGGAAAGAATAACAGCACCAGCACATCTCTTCTTCAATCCTTGTATGTATATAACTGTCCATCTCTTATATGCTTATCATCAAAAGGCCAATTACCCAAGGCGCTTCAACAGCTCGAAATTCTTGATTGCCCAAAGTTGGAGTCAATAGCAGAAAGGTTTCATAATAATACTTCTCTTGGATGCATTTGGATTTGGAAATGTGAAAACCTTAAATCCTTACCTGAGGGCCTACCGAATCTCAACAGTCTTCATAATATTTACGTATGGGACTGTCCGAGTCTTGTTTCCTTCCCAGAGGGAGGGCTTCCCAACTGCAGTTTAAGTGTCACAATTGGTAAATGTGAGAAACTTAAAGCCCTACCCAGTCACTTACACTGCCTCTTCaagaattgaaaatatatcaGTGTCCAAGTATTGTGTCCTTTCCAAAAGAAGGCTTTCCCAGCTACCTAACATCACTTTCAATTGAAGATCTCAATGCCTACGAATCACCGATTGACTGGGGCTTGCACAAGCTCACTTCCCTGAAAATCCTTTGCGTCATTGGATGCCCCGATGCAGTATCTTTTCCAGAGGAGGAGATTGGAATGACATTTCCCTCTTCTCTAACTGAGCTCGTCATTGTAAGATTCCCAAAATTGAAGTACTTATCTTCTAATGGATTTCGGAACCTAGCCTTTCTTGAATATTTACAGATCAGAGATTGTCCGAAGCTCACATCCTTTCCAGAGGCAGGCCTGCCATCCTCACTActtgaattatatattaatgattACCCTTTAATGACAAAACAATGCAAAAGGGATAAAGGGGCTGAGTGGTCCAGGATAGCCCACATTCCTTGTGTTAGGATAGATGACAAATTCATCTATGATGCAGAGGAGAAACAATAAAGACTATTTTAtctcaaaagaaagaaaaaatggtagaattagagaattttGCCATTGATCCTCATACTTGATGTCAGGTCAGTCAGTTTCTAGCAGTGGTATTACTATCCTGATTGTTCTGGAAAGTGTTAAACTATTcacttgcattttttttttaattctctgtTTGACCTTTTGGTAATTAGTTCATTTTCTCAAATTGGATATGTCACTAACTTATACTTTTTCTAAATTACAGGATGGTTATTTAGGTTATATGAGGTGTCAACATAGatgttaagtaaataaaagcacAAGGTCGGCCATGCTATTAATTCCGCCCCGGCATGGATCACCTCAGCCAAATGGTACGAGCAGGACACGGGGATAAACATGAGCCAACCAGAGACGAGTACCGACCAGGGTAATATACCGACCAGAGTCATATACCGAGCTGATATCAATCCCCCAAAAAGCGGGAACACGATTCCACAGAATCACGGTAGTTGcgcttttcccagaaccgtTGCGGGAGACGcgagatcccacgtttgcccacaatGAAGCAGTTAAAGTCCCATGAGAGGCTGCCATTACCCGCAAAAGGGGGGATGAAGGATAAATGGAAACGTGGGacagcggctataaaagaaggAGAAATCGATGAAAAAAGGGGAGGCAGAAAAAATTGAGAgggaaaacgctgccaaattgcaaTCAGGCCTTTTTCTTACAAACTTCAAATAGATTAGAAACCATCATTGAATCCAAATTGCACTGTTTTCCCGTAAAtaccttgtgctaacttaggcatcgaagggtttacgccggtaaaaccaccggcgtcttTGATCCGTTTTTGGTGAATGCAGGTCTAGTAAGAGAAAGGAGGGCGATTCCAACCCCAGTGGTTCAAGCAACAGTTGATAACACaaacgttggtgaaagaatctggtcggtcAAAAGGCGAGCAGATTtaagcatcaacattttggcgccgtctgtggggagctggATAAAAAGTTACCACCGAATTAGTAGTTACCAGAGAAACAGCGAACGATAGACATGGATGTGTCAAGGAAGGACGCTTCGAGGGAGGATAACGAAGCTGGGGAGACAATCACTTTTCGGGAAATTACAAATGAAGCCCGGGAGAGGATGATGCAAGATCGATTAGAGTGGATGGAGAAGCAAATGGAGACTCTCGCAAACATACTGCACGAGCTGAGGGACGAGCGGAGAAGGAATTGTGAAACCCCCGTGGGAAGAGATGATGTTGGAGCAGAACCCAGCCTCCGGAGGCGTAGAGTCGAGGAAATCCCTCCGTCGGCAGACCAACCTAACGGGGTGTATCCCCACGGAAGCACTAGTCAGGTTTCAGGAGGACGAATAGATGAAGGGAGGGACCAACCTCTCCCCGGACGGGTACTGGAAGTCAATGGCCGAGGGGGCAGTGTTGATGAAGGAGAGCTCAGACAACGGTTGCACAATGCCGAGCTAGAACGAGACCAGATAGCTACACGTGATCCTGACTGTGCAGTAGAATTGGAGGGAGAGGTGCGCAGACTAGCGCAGGTGATGGAGGAGATACAGGACAAGAGAAAGCCCCCGAactggaggataatgctggatgAAGAATCTCCGTTATCAACCGAGATCATGAGTACAGTAATCCCAAGAGATTTCAGCTTCCCCGACCTCAAATACTCCTGTCGAAGTGACCCGCTGGTGCATATTGAGCGTTTCAACGACATGACGAGGGTGCAGGGGTTGACACCAGCTCAgaggtgcagggtgttcccatTGACACTCGAAGGACGAGCCTGAGAATGGTACCGCAAGCTGCCCCGAGGACGTATAAAGGGGtacgagcagatgtgccaagAGTTGGCCGAATAGTTCCGAGGAGCGGTAGCCTTAGAGGACGACATGATGAAGTTGATGGGGATGAAACAGGAGGAGCATGAGTCCCTCCGGGATTTTGTAAAGCGATATTACCGGGCCGTGCTAGATTTGGGAGCTTTTAATCACCCACAGACATTGAGGGGATTAAAAGAAGGTGTAAAAATCGACCGATTGTGGTATAACTTAAGAAGCCCCCTAGTGCAGAATTATTCGGCGGGGTACGAACAGGCGAGGCGAGATATAGAGATCGAAGAGGAAAAATCGGCAAAGATAAAAAGTGAACAGCTGGAAGAGCTGAGGAGAAAAGAACGGAGAGCCCCAAACGAGAGTGGATCGGGAAAGCGAGCTGGGGAATCCTCAGTTATGGGCGGAATATCAGCTCGATCCCGCCCTTACCCCGTAGCTCAGAGACCACAACAGTTCCAACCCAGCCGAGCCCAACCTCCACGCACCTCGTTCCCGGAGCGGCAACAAGAATTCAGGCAGATGGCTGCCCACCCTTATCATAACAGTCCCAGAGCGTTACATGCAAATGGTTCCAGGGCTGGGCGACCAGATCAGCTAGCGACTATACCAGCCTGAGATGGCATTCAGGATAACCGAGTAGTTCAGCTGATAGACCAGAGCTTGGCATATAGACAGTACACTCCATTGAAGATCTCCATAGAAGAATTGTATGAGAGGATCGAAGGACGGGGCCTGCTGTACTCTCCAGCCCCTATAATAAAACCGGCTCACCGACGGGATAAGAGcagattttgtaaatttcacgACACTCATGGTCACACTATCAGCCAATGTAGTGACCTGAAGACTCAGGTGGAGGATTTAATGAGGAACCGATACTTGGATGAGTATGTAGATGGAGTGTCCCTTGTTATTGAATCACAGTACACGCGGGATGAAGGAGTTGAGAGGAGTCTGGAACGTGAACAACCGACCATCCGTATGATAGCAGGAGGGCCAACATTGGCCGGGGATTCGAACAGAGCACGGAAGAACTACGGGAGATACGCCATGATTAGTAAAGAAGTGCTTTTCAATTTGCCAGCAGCCAAGAAGGCAAAATTGCGGCAAGTTCCCATAATGTGGATAGATGACGATGAAGAGGGTAtcttttactaaggcaagtaagtgcctatttctgctcggtcaacgaaagaccagcagctaattttacgaaaattttactaaggtaagtaagtgcctgtttctgctcggtcaacgaaagaccagccgttaattttatgagaattttactaaggcaagtaagtgcctgtttctgctcggtcaacgaaagaccagcagctaattttacGAGAATTGTACTAAGGAAAGTAAGcgcctgcttctgctcggtcaacgaaagaccagcagctaattttacGAGAATTGTACTAAGGAAAATAAGTGtctgtttctgctcggtcaacgaaagaccagcagctaattttacggaaattttactaaggtaAGTAAAGGCCTACTCCTGCTCGGTCCACTAGGGAACCAACAGGCAAAACCAGATAAGTTGTCCACTTATTTTGCAGAAACAACCTATGAGCAAAAACCAGACAAAAAAGCCAATAGAGAGcatctaaaaatttataaatgttcaattgtttacaaaacaaatgcgagtttatacaaaaaataGACTTAAAGATTAGGAAAGTCAATGGCTCAGCAGCCTCAGGAGGTGGGAGATCAGCAATACCTGGAGGAGGAGGCACGGACCCTTAACCCACTTCGAAAGCACGTCCCCCAACTTCCCCCTCATGCACCCCATCCAAGAGAGCCTCCACATGCTCCTGCTCACCCTGCTCCTGCTCACCATGCTCCTTTTCTCCCTGGCCGGCCCCAGCTATATATCTCTCCACCCCAGCCTCCAGCTTGCTCATGTCGAGCTCGGCGTATTCTTCCTTAAGCACAGACATGATGCACTTATAGCTGAAAGCAACCCCGGAGTCATACTCGGCATCCGGCCGATCATCCACATCAGCGGATTTGCCTTTCTCCTCAGCCAGCTGTTCACTCAGGGATTTGATCTCTCCCTCAAGAGCAGTCCTCATAGTATCTTTTTCACTTTGAGTAGCCTGAAGATCGGACTTCAGGTCACCCAACTCACCCTCAAGCTTGGAGGAAGTGGACTCAGCAACCGCAACTTTCTCCTCCAGCTCCGTAAGCTGCTTGTTCAGCTCGGCCAGCTTCTTCTTGGAGCGATCAGCAGATTCAACTTTCTTCCTCAACTCTTGATTGTCAGCTTGAAGCTTCCTCTCATGGCGGGCGGACCCAGTCTTGTAACACGAAACCATGGTGGCCAGCCTGAAGGAGACCCTTTGAACAGAAGCAGCTAACTCGGAGAGGTTCATACTCTCGATGTCCTTCACCATCTTGGGCCTCAccgattttttttaatccttctGATACGGGCTCAGGTAGTCACCTTGATCCCGAGATTGAAGAGGAGAAGATGGGTCCTTAGACTGCAAGTTGACCTCAGGACTCTTGTCGGAAGTTTTCTCCCCACCACTCTTACGTGGGGGGGAGGGGGCAGAGCAGGAACAGGAGCCTTGGAAGAACCGGCGCTGGCTTTCTTTGGAGGAGGAGGAAGGTTGCTGGAGCTGCTTGGAACCCGACCACGCTTTCTGCTCATCGCGCTGAGGATCTTGTTATCCATTCCAGCAGCAATATGTACCAAGCCCGAACCGACCAAGTTTGTTGGCGACAGGAGGTCCTGGCAAGTAAACGCGTTCACTAGAGCAGTTTCCACTTGAAGCAAAGGTCGGTCTTCAAAATCCTTAATAAAACCTCACGAttctgaaaaaacaaacaaggtTAAAGAACCCAATAAGTGACAATTGGAGAAAAAACATAGGCGAAAAATGAACGACCTGGGGTGACAAAATGCGTTGGAAGGTAAATATCACCACCCAACGAATGGGCCGCTGGACACCAATTTCCTccagcaaagaagaatttgttcttccaatttttgCACGATGAGGGAAAGTTGGTGATTGGCTTCCTCTTCGTAGAGCTCGACATAAAATAATACCAGCCTGCTTCCTTTGGGCTACTCCTCAACTGGTATAAATGCTTCACTTCAACAAGGGAGGGCTCCTCTGATCCACACCTCTCCCATAATATAAACATCGCCGAGAGAACTCTCCACCCATTTGGGTGTAGCTGACCTGGGGTTAGGTGCATACCGCCCAGTATCCTGGCAAAATAACTTTGAAGGAGCAGCCGAGCTCCTAATTTGAAACTTTCCAGATGCATCGTCACATACCCTTTCGGAGGCCGACTAGGGACATCACCTTTTTCAGGAACTACCAGGAGAACCTCATTGGGAATGTTGTAGAGTTTCCTAACCTTAAATAGATCAGTGGGGGTGGTGGCACAAGCTGTGAAATCAATAGGGTAAGAATTCGCCTCCACCCTATGGCCAAGATTCCTTTTCTTAGCAGGTCTGCTCGGTCTAGAACTGTTTCCCTCACCATCACTAACTCCTTCAAGGACCCCAACCCCACCAAAACTGTGGTTCTCACCAGAGCCCGACGCAGGTCCACCTCTATTCTCTACAAGCTCTAGTTCGGGGGAGGGAGAAACAGCCAAGGGGTGTGGGTACTCAAGGGTATCCCTACCATGGGAGGGCCCTACAATACTAGAGGGACGTAAAAAATCAGTGGGTATTGACAAGTTAAGGTCTGAATCCCCCGTTTCTTCGTCACTCTCATCGGCAATCAATTTTCTTCTCCGATTTGACATATCGGAACCCCAAAAGGAAACCAAAACAAATCCAAGTATACGAATACAAAAAGGGGCAACACAGAACCCAAGCAAAAACAACCAAAGAAGAAGTTAAAGGATGTACCTGGAATAGACTGGCACTGATAACGTCGCTGTGATGGAGAAAAGACCCTGCAAACGGAAGTCCCAGACGCGGAGAGTATGAACGAAGTTCGTAGGAGTTGTCTCACAACAGAGAAAGCGAATAGAATAAAACGACGATGATTTAAATCTAGGGATTTGAAACGAAAAGGGAAATAAAAGCATTTAAGTGATGGGGATGCCAGCTTACTCACCGGATATCGAGGACAGATAGCCCgtcgtttcaaatttcaaatgcgAAGAGTCTGGAGATGCCACGTCACTAACCGTTATAAGAGGCCAGGGTAGGCGTAAGCCCAGATAGGCAATGGAC from Citrus sinensis cultivar Valencia sweet orange chromosome 9, DVS_A1.0, whole genome shotgun sequence carries:
- the LOC107176556 gene encoding putative disease resistance RPP13-like protein 1, producing the protein MAVGGLFLSAFLQMLFDRLMSREVLNFARREGVISKLEKWKKTLLMIQAVFSDAEEKQLTDKAVKMWLDDLQDLAYDVEDILDEFATEALARKLKVEHHQSSSSNSKVQNLIIPACFTSLSPSSIKFNVGMGSKIRSISSRFEEICKQKVELGLQMNAGGVSIAGWQRPTSTCLPTEPAVFGRDEDKAKILEMVLRDEPTDANFSLIPIVGMAGVGKTTLARVAFDDKAVEMFNLRSWVCVSDDFDILRITKSILESITFSPNSLKDLNQIQVQLREAVAGKRFLIVLDDVWSKNYSLWNTLKSPFRAGASGSKILVTTRSTDVALTVGTAEYYNLKLLSDDDCWSVFVKHAFEKRDVGLHRHMGSIRKKVVQKCRGLPLAAETLGGLLRCKQSDDEWDEILNSKIWYLSEESNILPVLRLSYHHLPSHLKRCFAYCAIFPKDYEFEEMELVYLWIAEGLIQQSNSSK
- the LOC102627152 gene encoding putative disease resistance protein At3g14460; this translates as MHDLVNDLAQWISGETSFRLENEMVTDNKSRRFRRARHSSYTCGFYDGKSKFEVFHEVEHLRTFLLVLSYEIRLLTRYITDVVLSNLLPKFTKLRFLILRGCYRLKKLPSNLRNLINLRHLVVTYVDLIREMPLGIKELKCLQMLSNFIVGMVTGSRLKDLKDFKLLRGELCISRLDYFDDSRNEALEKNVLDMLQPHRSLKELTVKCYGGTVFPSWMGDPLFSNIVLLRLEDCEKCTSLPSLGLLGSLKNLTIKGMRRLKSIGFEIYGEGCSKPFQALETLCFEDLPEWEHWNSFKENDHVERFACLRQLSIVKCPRLCGRLPNHLPILEKLMIYECVQLVVSFSSLPLLCKLEIDRCKGFENLLIQGFQKVECLKIVGCEELISFWQNEICLEKPPIRLQSLSSLQKLSIEDCPTLISFPESCFPSILSELKIRNCNALTSLPVEMKHDNACLKSLWVGGCHSLTYIIRGHLPSSLKILQIRNCRKLQCLLHDEEETSIPSSLMMHGKNNSTSTSLLQSLYVYNCPSLICLSSKGQLPKALQQLEILDCPKLESIAERFHNNTSLGCIWIWKCENLKSLPEGLPNLNSLHNIYVWDCPSLVSFPEGGLPNCSLSVTIGKCEKLKALPSHLHCLFKN
- the LOC127899950 gene encoding uncharacterized protein LOC127899950, with product MVKDIESMNLSELAASVQRVSFRLATMVSCYKTGSARHERKLQADNQELRKKVESADRSKKKLAELNKQLTELEEKVAVAESTSSKLEGELGDLKSDLQATQSEKDTMRTALEGEIKSLSEQLAEEKGKSADVDDRPDAEYDSGVAFSYKCIMSVLKEEYAELDMSKLEAGVERYIAGAGQGEKEHGEQEQGEQEHVEALLDGVHEGEVGGRAFEVG
- the LOC127899951 gene encoding uncharacterized protein LOC127899951, whose amino-acid sequence is MSNRRRKLIADESDEETGDSDLNLSIPTDFLRPSSIVGPSHGRDTLEYPHPLAVSPSPELELVENRGGPASGSGENHSFGGVGVLEGVSDGEGNSSRPSRPAKKRNLGHRVEANSYPIDFTACATTPTDLFKVRKLYNIPNEVLLVVPEKGDVPSRPPKGYVTMHLESFKLGARLLLQSYFARILGGMHLTPGQLHPNGWRVLSAMFILWERCGSEEPSLVEVKHLYQLRSSPKEAGWYYFMSSSTKRKPITNFPSSCKNWKNKFFFAGGNWCPAAHSLGGDIYLPTHFVTPGRSFFAYVFSPIVTYWDLLSPTNLVGSGLVHIAAGMDNKILSAMSRKRGRVPSSSSNLPPPPKKASAGSSKAPVPALPPPPHVRVVGRKLPTRVLRSTCSLRTHLLLFNLGIKVTT